DNA sequence from the Malus domestica chromosome 06, GDT2T_hap1 genome:
cattcagaaaggtgcaagtcaacatttcacttctagatgcaattaaacaagtccccaagtatgctaagttcccGAAGGAGTTATGCACTACAAGGAAGAAGGCTTCAAACAAaggtaagggtaagtgagaatgtatcaGCCGTGTTACaacgaaaattacctcctaagtgcaaagatcccagcagttttacaattccttgtgttataggaaatactcaCTTTGAATATGCCATGTTAGATgtaggtgcatcaataaatgtcatgccttattcaatatatgcatctatgaacttaggagaattaaaaaatgttggagtgatcattcaattgGCTGATATATCCaatgcgtatccaaaaggtgttttggaggatgttttagtgcaagtgaatcacctagtcttttcggcggacttctacgtgcttgaaatggaagactcgaaccattcccctcaattaccaatcttacttggccgaccattcatgaagactgctTGTACAAAGATAGACgtattcaagggaacattgaccatggaatttgatggggaagttattgatttcaatatttctgatgctatgagatatccCCATGATGatcactcttgtttctctattgatgtgattgactctttggcacaggaattccttgatgatttgagtgTGGATGCACTTGAAAAAAATTTCACGCAAAGCATTGGGCTCAAAAACGAAGGGTTAGCACTTAGGCATGCCCAcggcaacaacaaggaacatctagccgtgcctattcaagaagaattggtggagatggttgctgccttAGAGTCAAATCCAAAACATATTGGTAAAtctcctaacctaatttcaattcccatttcaactaacaagttgcttccttctgtaatccaACCACCTTCCCTAGAGCTTAAACCATCGCCTAGCCATTTGAAATATAtgtttttgggagaacaagagacgctacccgtcatcatctcttcttcactcactgtacaagaggaggacaagttggtgagggtgcttcgggaatacaaaactgctattgggtggacattggccaaTATAAAGGGATTTAGCCCTACCACTTGTatgcatcgaatactcttgaaagaaggagccaaaccatctagagaagcacaGCGCCGACTCAATCCCCTATAATggacgttgtgaagaaggaaatcataaAGGTACTAGATTGTCGAGTGATTAacccaatttctgatagccattgggtctcTCCAGTCCAAGTTGTTTCTAAGAAGTCTGGAGTCATTGTGGTAAAAAACAaagataatgagcttgtgcccatcCGAATCCAAACTggatggagagtttgtattgactatcggaAGCTCAATGCTACAacaagaaaagatcacttcCAGCTaccctttattgatcaaatacttgaaaggttagccagtcattctttttattgttttcttgatgactattcgggttataatcagattgtgaaagctcccgatgaccaagaaaagactaccttcacatgtccctttgctacctttgcttatcgacgcatgccatttgggctatgcaacgaaccaaccacattccaaaggtgtatggtaagtattttttcagaatttgtggaaaaagatcattgaagtgtttatggatgactttagtgtttttggtgactcatttgatgcatgcttgagTAATCTAACTTTGATCTTACAATGATGCattgaaactaatcttgtcttgaattgggaaaagtgccattttatggtaaaacaaggtctagttttggggcatatcatatcagaaaaagggattgaggttgataaatccaaaatagatcttgtacgtcacttactctttcccacttcggtgagggaggttcgttattttcttggccatgcaggattttgtaggagattcatcaaggatttctcaaaaatctcCCAACCCCTATTccgtttactccaaaaggaagtagccttcgagttcaacaaggagtgtgagactgctttcaaaaccctcaaggacatgttgacttcggcccccatcatcataccaccagattggagcctttcatttgagctaatgtgtgatgcatccgacTATGCCATTAGTGCTGTTTTAGGTCAAAAGAGGAACAAATAGCCGCACGTCATccattatgcctctcggaccctaaatgatgctcaattgaattattctaccactgagaaaTAACTTCTTGCAgctgtctttgctttagataaattttgttcatacttacttggcgctaaagtgattgtatattctgaccatgAAGCATTGAAGTATCTTCttaccaagaaggaggccaaaccaaggttgattcgttggatgctcctacttcaagagttcaacattgaaataaaagataaaaagggGAGTGAAAACATGCTGGTAGACCACCTCAGCCGTTTGGTGCACATCGATGACTCCTTACCCATTATAGAGACATTCCCTGACGAGCAATTACtgtccctagaggtaagtgagccctggtatgctgatttggtcaattatttggtcacaaaacaagttcctagcactctagataaataAAAGTGTGATAAATTCATaaatgatgcacgattttatgtgtgggatgatccatatttgtggaagtacTGTCCTGACTAGATTattcgtagatgtgtgcacaattctgagtttaattcaattattgCATTCTaccatagttatgcatgtgtgggtcattttggcacccaaaggacgacccttaaggttttagagagtggtttctattggcctacattgtttaaggatgctagaacattttgcataacttgtgatagatgccaaagaacaggtacaataggtgccaatgaccaaatgccgcaaactcccatctttaatgtggagatctttaATGtatggggtattgatttcatgggaccctttccgccctcatatggttttacttatattttgctagccgttgattatgtgtcgaaatgggtggaagccaaagccacccgtactaacgattctagagtggtggcagattttatcaaggctaacatcttttccagattttgcatgccgagggtgttcataagcgatggaggctcccatttttgcaatcgcaccattgaggcgctgtttaaaaagtacaatgtcaagctgataggagcatatttatgcaacttagttagcttgttcttgtgcatttttgttgttatttcttagttaattatgtattttaagctattttcgtgtgtttataggtcataataacaaagttggcaagaaagtgcattttggagcattttagagcattttagagcaagattggataatgcaagcatggagacatgaggatggacgtttttgaagatttgagggctagaaatcaacatgtgtgtgtgcaagtgtgttgacctacaactccaaacatccatccactgcacccattacatccactcattaccaaacatccacccactacacccattacatccactcattaccacaacactcacccactacacccattacatccactcattacaaacattcatccactacacccattacatccactcattaccacaacactcacccactacacccattacatccactcattgcaactccatacacttctctccctagcctataaatacatccacccttcaccataatttgggggccatTATCCAAAGAAGCTACATTCACAAACACTTTCatccctttccttgccgtgacctccatccattcatctagccatactacatctcaccaatctatacactttcatctcttagccgtgcaaatccattccatccatatatccatacatatcctagacacttgtgctacaacaaggtggtgaaaacaaaggtccttggcgtttcaagcttggaactttggagcgttttagatgtacttcgttcttgctttcaatgtctactttgttattttctaattttgttgcaattatgagtggctaaacccctatttagttagggggaagtttgaagccatgaacatgcttgagatatgaattgatttcttccaattgtgatttgataagttgtgattgcaattcaattatctattttattcatagctgattcttgtatgtttattaaggatgcatacttaattttcatgcatgaatta
Encoded proteins:
- the LOC139196803 gene encoding uncharacterized protein, coding for MMQFEEKEQGLPTARIEQSLPQPPTQPNSTTKGKLGSNSMTSNSIPPNAPFPRRFVQSKKDESDKDILDTFRKVQVNISLLDAIKQVPKYAKFPKELCTTRKKASNKGNTHFEYAMLDVGASINVMPYSIYASMNLGELKNVGVIIQLADISNAYPKGVLEDVLVQVNHLVFSADFYVLEMEDSNHSPQLPILLGRPFMKTACTKIDVFKGTLTMEFDGEVIDFNISDAMRYPHDDHSCFSIDVIDSLAQEFLDDLSVDALEKNFTQSIGLKNEGLALRHAHGNNKEHLAVPIQEELVEMVAALESNPKHIGKSPNLISIPISTNKLLPSVIQPPSLELKPSPSHLKYMFLGEQETLPVIISSSLTVQEEDKLVRVLREYKTAIGWTLANIKGFSPTTCMHRILLKEGAKPSREAQRRLNPL